One window of the Anaeromyxobacter dehalogenans 2CP-C genome contains the following:
- a CDS encoding universal stress protein, giving the protein MCLPAVTRVLVPIDFSPSSRAALEYAIFVAGKHGADLDVLHVWEPPGYVGPDTLALLPVGSGQPGWEQTRNEVQREVDHFLAKAAARPRSVSVRVEAGEPSDAILGIAREGADLIVMGTHGRTGLSRLLIGSVAEAVLRRSTCPVLTLRVASRAPRESVPL; this is encoded by the coding sequence GTGTGCTTGCCCGCCGTCACCCGAGTGCTGGTTCCCATCGACTTCTCGCCGTCGTCGCGGGCGGCCCTGGAGTACGCCATCTTCGTGGCGGGCAAGCACGGCGCCGACCTCGACGTGCTGCACGTCTGGGAGCCGCCCGGCTACGTCGGCCCCGACACGCTCGCGCTGCTGCCGGTGGGCAGCGGCCAGCCGGGCTGGGAGCAGACGCGCAACGAGGTGCAGCGCGAGGTGGATCACTTCCTCGCGAAGGCGGCGGCGCGCCCGCGCTCGGTGTCGGTGCGCGTCGAGGCGGGCGAGCCGTCCGACGCGATCCTGGGGATCGCCCGGGAGGGCGCCGATCTGATCGTCATGGGGACGCACGGGCGAACCGGCCTGTCGCGCCTCCTCATCGGCAGCGTGGCGGAGGCGGTGCTGCGCCGCTCCACCTGCCCGGTGCTGACCCTGCGCGTCGCCTCGCGGGCGCCGCGGGAGTCGGTGCCGCTGTAG
- a CDS encoding CBS domain-containing protein — translation MTLVCEAMNRAPATVEADATAARALGVVETTGAAHLLVMDHDDLIGILCACDLRAAGPEEQVSERMSVPVITIRPDATLEDAAITLCDCGVGCLPVVVGGLVLGTLGEEELAAAGVQGRLPHRRCHPRAHGLEPVGPHLAHHH, via the coding sequence ATGACGCTCGTCTGCGAGGCGATGAACCGGGCACCGGCGACGGTGGAGGCGGACGCGACGGCGGCGCGGGCGCTCGGCGTGGTGGAGACCACCGGGGCCGCGCACCTGCTGGTGATGGACCACGACGACCTGATCGGCATCCTCTGCGCGTGCGACCTGCGCGCGGCCGGGCCGGAAGAGCAGGTCTCGGAGCGCATGAGCGTGCCGGTCATCACCATCCGCCCGGACGCGACGCTGGAGGACGCGGCCATCACGCTCTGTGACTGCGGGGTGGGCTGCCTGCCGGTGGTGGTGGGCGGCCTCGTGCTCGGCACCCTCGGCGAGGAGGAGCTCGCCGCGGCAGGCGTCCAGGGCCGGCTGCCGCACCGCCGGTGCCACCCGCGCGCGCACGGGCTGGAGCCGGTCGGGCCCCACCTGGCGCACCATCACTGA
- a CDS encoding CBS domain-containing protein → MRKPTVQAFMTIGPVVIAPERTLADAHRLMRERGIRHLPVVDAGALVGVVSQRDLYLLETLRGVDPEQERVREAMTPEPFAVPPDASLDEVAEHMAEHRLGSAMVVDRGVVIGLFTTVDALRALAALVRRRGARPARNPPREPPAGVAGRPGR, encoded by the coding sequence ATGCGCAAGCCAACCGTCCAGGCGTTCATGACCATCGGCCCGGTGGTGATCGCGCCGGAGCGCACGCTCGCCGACGCGCACCGGCTCATGCGCGAGCGCGGCATCCGCCACCTGCCGGTGGTGGACGCGGGCGCGCTGGTCGGGGTGGTCTCGCAGCGCGATCTGTACCTGCTCGAGACGTTGCGCGGCGTGGATCCGGAGCAGGAGCGCGTGCGCGAGGCCATGACCCCGGAGCCGTTCGCCGTGCCCCCGGACGCGTCGCTGGACGAGGTGGCCGAGCACATGGCGGAGCACCGGCTCGGGTCCGCGATGGTGGTGGATCGCGGCGTGGTCATCGGGCTGTTCACCACGGTGGACGCGCTGCGCGCGCTGGCGGCGCTGGTGCGCCGGCGCGGCGCGAGGCCGGCGCGCAATCCACCCCGCGAGCCTCCCGCCGGCGTGGCAGGCCGGCCCGGGCGCTGA
- a CDS encoding TraR/DksA family transcriptional regulator, with protein sequence MSRFEADAREVLLRRRRSLSQGGAPPRPSDPAARWADYESMPAPVAEGVRRELAEIDAALERIQQGRYGTCLACGGPMGLQRLRAIPEARYCIACSGHHHAAE encoded by the coding sequence ATGAGCCGGTTCGAAGCGGACGCCCGCGAGGTGCTGCTGCGGCGTCGCCGCTCGCTCAGCCAGGGCGGCGCGCCGCCCCGCCCGTCCGATCCCGCCGCGCGCTGGGCAGACTACGAGTCCATGCCGGCGCCGGTGGCCGAGGGCGTGCGCCGGGAGCTCGCCGAGATCGACGCGGCGCTCGAGCGCATCCAGCAGGGCCGCTACGGCACCTGCCTCGCGTGCGGCGGCCCCATGGGCCTGCAGCGGCTCCGGGCCATCCCGGAGGCGCGCTACTGCATCGCCTGCAGCGGCCACCACCACGCCGCCGAGTAG
- a CDS encoding TatD family nuclease-associated radical SAM protein — MTTETSHRNAPVLAYPLGDALYLNVTSACTLACTFCPKIRDDDFTVGGFDLRLARNPDADEVWRAIGEAGLEGRSEVCFTGFGEPTRRLEVVLEIARRLRAAGARRIRVDTDGLANLREGRDVAPELAAAGVGALSVSLNAPDAATYARICPSRYGEAAYEAVKGFIRAAVGVVPDVAASAVGMPGISETACRAVAESLGARFRWRPYDRVGRIPSSAGSARVG, encoded by the coding sequence GTGACCACGGAGACCTCCCACAGGAACGCGCCGGTGCTCGCCTATCCGCTGGGCGACGCGCTCTACCTGAACGTCACCAGCGCCTGCACGCTCGCCTGCACGTTCTGCCCGAAGATCCGCGACGACGACTTCACGGTGGGTGGATTCGACCTGCGGCTCGCCCGCAACCCGGACGCCGACGAGGTCTGGCGCGCGATCGGGGAGGCGGGCCTGGAGGGCCGCTCCGAGGTCTGCTTCACCGGGTTCGGCGAGCCGACGCGCCGGCTGGAGGTGGTGCTCGAGATCGCGCGGCGCCTCCGCGCGGCGGGCGCGCGCCGGATCCGGGTGGACACCGACGGCCTCGCGAACCTGCGCGAGGGGCGCGACGTCGCGCCCGAGCTCGCGGCGGCCGGCGTCGGCGCGCTCTCGGTGTCGCTGAACGCGCCGGACGCGGCGACCTACGCGCGCATCTGCCCGAGCCGCTACGGGGAGGCGGCGTACGAGGCGGTGAAGGGGTTCATCCGCGCCGCGGTCGGCGTCGTCCCGGACGTCGCCGCGAGCGCGGTGGGGATGCCGGGCATCTCCGAGACGGCCTGCAGGGCGGTCGCGGAGTCGCTCGGGGCGCGCTTTCGCTGGCGCCCGTACGACCGGGTGGGTCGCATTCCATCCTCGGCGGGGTCGGCCCGGGTGGGCTGA